A region of the Leishmania panamensis strain MHOM/PA/94/PSC-1 chromosome 10 sequence genome:
CTCCCCATCCTACGGCGCCtggtgggggagggcgaaCTGCGTGAGTCTCGCGGGATCGTGAACTCGTGCGCACAGTCACAtgtgggggaagaggcggtggcgtgggagaggaggaggtggtggagaactgaaggggaggggcagagagatCACTCGAAAACAAACAAGGCGTCACTCTGAGATTGGCGACGGCGTCTGCACGAGGGGGTGGGAGACACGATaagaggtggggggaggggtaaaAAGTGCACCGCGGGtaggggagagcgagggcgggggggggggggggagtggacAGGTGCAACCACTGCCATCCCTCATGTAATtccgcccccttctctcatCCCTCCCTTTGCCCACAACCGCCGCCATTTTCTGAttgagcaagagaggaggaaaacgcCGCAGAGTTgtggaggcgacggcgaaATGGACGGGGAGGGCAAAGAGGACGGATCCAACAGGCGgagcagggaggaggagtgccgACGCAAGGGCGCCCAGCaggcagcagtagcaggcAGCAGGAAGAGTATAATGAAAGCAAAtaaacacacacccacacacatgagCAGAGAGGTGAGCGAGAAAAGGAACACAACAGGATCGACCCTCGAAGAACACAAGTCGAcaagcacacccacacccacgtgcgcacagggcaagggaaagaggcctcctcttctccgcttgcccccccccctctcacacactctctctctgtgtgccgGTGGAAAGGGCACGCTGTGGCGATCGCGTTCCCCACCCGCTCTCCGGACCTCttgtctccctccacccAGTGTAGAACCCTGCAGTAATCAAAGGCGCGAAAAACGCAGTCTTGTCTGTGTTTACACGTCCTCACGAGAGTGCGTGGTGGCCTCTGTGTGACAGCGTCCCGCGGCTGTGTCCTTCCCATTCGATGCAGTTTGAGAGCGCACCGCAAATGAccagaggcggtggtgatTGATGGGGATAGatggaaggggagggggagggggaggggtacgcgcacccacacctgCAGACGGGCTTTCCGCACACGTGCGTAAAGAGGCAAAAATGCCGTCACTTAGCTATGACGGCACCCCATCGACGATGCTGCCGgctggggaggaggaagcgaggtAAGGTTGGTCGACGTCCTGCCGTAGTCCTGCGCAGCCAAGCGACGCACACCGTCATGTTTGTGGAGCTCAAAGGCATCTCGCATTGTGTGGTACTTCTCCGTGGACATATCAGTGCAGAAGCGCTCCGGTATGACCGTAGCACCGTCCACCACGAaggagcgaagaagaagttGTGGGTCGGGAGGAGTGCGAGAGTGTCCAAACAAGTTGTCGGTGGCACAGTCCTCTTCGGCGCCCATGCTGGTACTTTGGTGTCGCAGGCTGCCAGCGGCCTCACGGTGAGCGACAGCCGCAGCGATCTTGCgcatcagctgccgctgttcctCCAGCGGCATATGGGGGTAGGTCATGAAAACGTCGCAGCGGATTAAGCCCGGCACGTCGCTCAAGTCTGGGTAGTACAGGCGGTGCGCTTCCTCCAGTAAGGATTCGAGGTGAGCTGGTGTTAAGCGGCTCGCTGGAGTGGCGGGGGAGAAAGGCTGCCTTTGGTCGTCGTAGAAGGAGAGAACGGCGGACAAGAGCTCCAGGGggtagcggcgctgccagAGGCAAATGTGATAGAGAAACGCATTGATGACCTCTCTTCCCAACAGGGCTTGCTCCTGGATAGCGGCTGCCGCACTGGGTGCAAGAAGGTCTCGCTCCCATGCCGCGCGTACCGCGGCGAGCTCAGAAATAAAGCGATGTAGGACGGGCAGCGGTAACCGCTTCAGGTGtgcgcgcgccgccacatcTGTGAGCGCCGGCGACGCGCTCTGTTGCTCAGTATTTTCACTTTGAACGGTGACGAGAAGGTGCAGGCCAAAGCACGGCGTCGTGCGTAGGGCGAGCACCTCTGCAAGTGCGCCACCTATGTCCAGTGTCTGAGCAGGTGGCACAGGGCTCACAGCTTTGCTGTGAGTCTGTGCATGTCTACGTTGCAGTCTATAGAGGGCGTCACAGACACGGGCGTACTCGAGGTTGCGTTCCTTTGCAATGAGGGGcagcttctctctgtctAGCAGTTCCGCTTCCGACATAAAGCGTGGGACGACGTGGATGATGCGAAACGTCCGGTTCTCCATGTTGCCACTCTTAGTTTGTGCATAAATTCTCATTCCAGAAACGCCGTAGAGCCGCGTGAAGGACAGGCACTTTCGGAATGTTAGATCATGCCAGTCCTCAAGAGGGATTGTGACGTGGTGTGGCTTGTCCTCAAGGCCCTTGAGGAACTGGCTCTTCGCTGGCATTGCGCAGTGTCGACGGAaatccaccaccacccacagaGCGTGTCCCTGTAGGCCTTTTTAGATGTGCGCTCTTCTGGGGCGGGGGTGAGACAAGAAATGCGAGCGGGAtgtggaggtggtgtggcACGGTGTGGGctgggagggggaaaaggtTGTCACTCAAACACGAGAAGGGATGCACGAAATGCAATGGGAAGGGGCGATGACACTCTGTGGTGCGTAAGGATGGCGGGATTGCCATAGTGCTAACCGCCTTCATGCATACCTGCACAGCCTTCAGCCTTCcaccgcacgcacacactaCGGATGGCTTATATAGGGGGATAGGCTGATGCATCGAGAGAAGAGCTACAAGGGCTTGAATCTGTCAAGCGCGAGCAGCGACGTACGCCGTTGGGCGCCTCATACCACTACATCGAGGTACAGAGAGAACGTATTGCACTCTCTTCTAgctctcttgtcttctctccTATGTTCAGGTAGCGCATGCGCTTTCTCTTGTGCTGTGGTGACTGCACGCGCACAAGTTTAtcacgagaagaggaaaagggggtgtGCAGCGGCTCTTGCGAGTCCGTATTTTCACCGATGCCCATGTACCTGGGCTGCACATGCGCTGGTAGGAAAGACGCCCATGAAGTGGATGGATACCCTCGTGTGGCTCTTGTCCTTCTTGTCCTCCCCTAGAGAGCCCGTAGAAGCGGTATCAGAGGAGAACAAAGAGCACCCGTGCAGCTAATCTCGGAAGACGAAGACAGCAACGCCCATAGATGTGCTCGACCTGCATCTtccccccccgccccgccccgcctgcgccgcttgCAATGtccacacacgtgtgtgtgtgtgtgtgtgtgccctcgAAGCATTTATTCCCCTCTAATCATCAATATCGTGCAGTAGCTCAACGAGGACTGCGGTGGACCCAACAGCGTAGCGAGCCTTGCAAGGGATATAGCGCGGGGTGTCGCAGTCATCAGAGGAAGCAAAGCAGgcgctgccctcctcggcAACACCAATGTCCGGAACTGTGGCCCCTGCAGCTGAGACAAACAGTGGGAGGTGACTGGAAAGAGGCTGTGGAGAGGCGGAGCAATACTGATGCGCACCTtccaggaggaggtgctgctgcgacgccgTTGCTCCTTGCATACCAGGTGGCTCCTCAGCTTCGGGATGCTCGCTGATGCTCATCTTGAGCACTCAGGAAGaaacacatgcacgcacgtgGGGAGGCTCTCTAAGACAGAAATGCTTCCCAGAGTCTGTGTGCCATGGGCGGGTGCCCTGTGCGcccgtctgcgtgtgtgtgtatgtgtggagAGGGTAGGTAGGGCAGAAAGAgtggggaggaaagaggtgccGCAAGCACATGTCTTGGGCTGGCGTCATTGGAGGCGGCAGAGTAGTCGGCGTATACGAGTTCTTGTCCATAATAGGCAAACCTACTTACGGAAACCGGCGGTGTGGCCACCAAGGTAGGCGTTGTCGGGGAAGAGACGACGGCTGAGAGACATCACAAGCAGCTCTACTCGCCAGAGCACCTGCAGACACACCCGCCCACCCAAAGGCGGTGCAGAAGAAAGTGCGCTGCGCTCTGTTCTTCACATCTCCCCGTGCGGGTCgagccttttccttcttggcGGGGGTGGCAACGCGCGTGCCGCCTTATCGGTGTCATTTCGAGCGACGCCCCCATCACGCACAGCGTGGGCCTCTTTTTCCTGTAGCGTTACGACTGgcgatgtgcgtgtgcttcctTCGCGCTCCTTTTTACctgaaagaagaggaaacagGACCGGTTCGCCTGGTTTAACACAGTGGTAACAACTGATTgaacacacaagcacacccacccacacacacccacacacacgcacacatagTCGAAGGAATGCAATCCATTTTGGTTTCTTTTCCCATTGTCTTCAGTTACCTAGGCGTGCAGGCATGCATACATGCCTACGTTATATCTATGAATGCCACTGCGTGTGAGCTTCATACATGCCAATAGACGCCTACGCACTCACCCCtcaaacaacaacagcacccTCACAGCCATACAGTCACAACTCCATCGCATCTGCGGTCTGATGCGTGGCTGtcagggaaaagggagggaggggagggggaggggatgcgATGGGGAATAAAATATAACGGGGTGATCCTCAAACACAACATcatcccttttctctcttaatttgttgttgtttcacctcctccacacacacaaacacacaccaGTCCGGCGTTACTTCCCACTTTTCTTGTTTCCGCCCTGCGgcgcgccctctcccccgtcctggcgcgccgcagcggccatACCACCGCGGCGCAGTTTCTTGGCGCCCGAGACAGCACGGTCCTGCTGAGGGCCACTGCTATCAATTGCCGAcacctgttgctgctggtggggctgttgttgctgagGAGGCGGGATGGactgtgtggctgtgtggaCCGGTTGCTGAGGTTGCGACGTCttcgtgcgctgctgctgcatacGTGCCGGGGATGGACCTGGCATAGCACCTGGCCCCTGCGGTGGCATCatgccgttgttgttgttgccagGATCCATGTACTgagggtgctgctgctgtaggtGTGGGTTGCCTATGTGTCCCCCCATCGAGCCGCTTGTGTTGTACACTGCGGGATGCGGGTTCATAgcgtggtgctggtggtggttcATGGGGGCACCGCGACCCGGCATGGGGTTCATGACGGGCTGGTTGTACTTGTGGTGCATATTCggctgcaccggcgcctGCGGACGTGAGTAGTGTGACACGTCGCGGTCGTAGAAGTCGATGTCGCCAGGCCAGTCCGTTGGGCACGCGTAGCAGTTGTCGTTGTTTGCCACTAGGTGGGCCACGTTCGCCAGGAAACTcttcagcggcggcacaaaCGGGGTGGCCGACGGGTTGGGGCTGTACACCGTCttgtgctgcaccgcactgACTTCAGGcaccggtggcggtggcaaggTGACGGGCTCctctggtggcggcggcgctggcgcagcttgACGAGTTGTGCCACGACCCACCGTGGCTGTGgttgctgccgcagtggtgGCTGGTACAGCCGACGccactggcgctgccgcagcgaccTCCTTGCGCGTGGCCGGCACATTGCGTTTGCTTCCACGAGCGTCGCGTGCCACATCGGAGAACATAGAGCCCTCATCCACATACTCGGTCGTCACATCGGTGCGttcgaggcggtgctgcaggttGCGCGTTCCGGAGCCCTCAATTTCCTTTGCGGTGCGTTCGGCGTAGGCGATCTGCTCCTTGCTGAGCTTCGACTCATCCAGCTTCGTTGTGTACAGTTCTTCGCGGTAGGTCGAGGCGACGCCGAACCGCTCATTCGCCTTGAATTGATCCCACTGGCCGGTGACGTGGCTATcagcctccagcagctcatcCGCACCCTCGGCAGCCCAGTCCAGCGTCTTGAGGTCGTGCTCGCCGCGGTAGGAGTGCACGTGGCCGGCGCCTGGGGTCTCGGTGCGTAACTTCATGTTCTTGGCCTCCATCATCATGATGTCCTCGTACCGGAAGAGGCGCGTCTCGTCAGAAAGCTCCGATGCGTCGAGGGCGCTGTGCACCACCGAGGGCAGGTTGCGCGGGAAAGAAATGAACACACCCGCCTCGTCCGCGGCCACATCGGCGTCGGTTCGCGAAACGAAGAGACCTTCGCACAGGGCCCCGTCCACGGTGTGGATCAGCACCGTCTGGCCGACCAGGTTGAGGTACAGGTACTCCAAGCGGTCGGCATTGCTGCTCTCGTTAGGGCCAATCATGGTTGCTGTGTGTGGCCTGCGACGTTGATGTATGCACGTCTGCAGCACTGAAGAGGGGCAGTAGTGCAAGGGGAGGATCTGCGTGGAAGACCAGAAGCGAAGAAACGGTAAGACGCtgagggcacacacacgcacgcaaacaatcacgcacgcacaggcataCGCACACCACGCAAACTGTCACACCGACCTGatacgagagagaaaaaaaaaggagagcaaatcacagagaaaggaggggcCTCGGCGCGTAG
Encoded here:
- a CDS encoding hypothetical protein (TriTrypDB/GeneDB-style sysID: LpmP.10.1010), which translates into the protein MPAKSQFLKGLEDKPHHVTIPLEDWHDLTFRKCLSFTRLYGVSGMRIYAQTKSGNMENRTFRIIHVVPRFMSEAELLDREKLPLIAKERNLEYARVCDALYRLQRRHAQTHSKAVSPVPPAQTLDIGGALAEVLALRTTPCFGLHLLVTVQSENTEQQSASPALTDVAARAHLKRLPLPVLHRFISELAAVRAAWERDLLAPSAAAAIQEQALLGREVINAFLYHICLWQRRYPLELLSAVLSFYDDQRQPFSPATPASRLTPAHLESLLEEAHRLYYPDLSDVPGLIRCDVFMTYPHMPLEEQRQLMRKIAAAVAHREAAGSLRHQSTSMGAEEDCATDNLFGHSRTPPDPQLLLRSFVVDGATVIPERFCTDMSTEKYHTMRDAFELHKHDGVRRLAAQDYGRTSTNLTSLPPPQPAASSMGCRHS
- a CDS encoding PAB1-binding protein, putative (TriTrypDB/GeneDB-style sysID: LpmP.10.1020), whose product is MIGPNESSNADRLEYLYLNLVGQTVLIHTVDGALCEGLFVSRTDADVAADEAGVFISFPRNLPSVVHSALDASELSDETRLFRYEDIMMMEAKNMKLRTETPGAGHVHSYRGEHDLKTLDWAAEGADELLEADSHVTGQWDQFKANERFGVASTYREELYTTKLDESKLSKEQIAYAERTAKEIEGSGTRNLQHRLERTDVTTEYVDEGSMFSDVARDARGSKRNVPATRKEVAAAAPVASAVPATTAAATTATVGRGTTRQAAPAPPPPEEPVTLPPPPVPEVSAVQHKTVYSPNPSATPFVPPLKSFLANVAHLVANNDNCYACPTDWPGDIDFYDRDVSHYSRPQAPVQPNMHHKYNQPVMNPMPGRGAPMNHHQHHAMNPHPAVYNTSGSMGGHIGNPHLQQQHPQYMDPGNNNNGMMPPQGPGAMPGPSPARMQQQRTKTSQPQQPVHTATQSIPPPQQQQPHQQQQVSAIDSSGPQQDRAVSGAKKLRRGGMAAAARQDGGEGAPQGGNKKSGK